Proteins encoded by one window of Paenibacillus sp. DCT19:
- a CDS encoding HAMP domain-containing sensor histidine kinase, protein MNKRRSFRTTMILLLGLSMLASGAITYGVYKLMQYFYSGVRAEDQLAEYRHFMKSIGDIYFFLLLFIPLAILFFFWFTKPYVTYFKDISAGIRHLANGDFQHRVQISSKDELGTIAEDINLASLKLKEAVERGDFAENSKDQLVVNLAHDLRTPLTSVLGYLDLLVKDDQLTEEQVKHFTSIAYTKSQRLEKLVDDLFEITRMNYGMLPLEKKQLDLSELLRQMNEELYPVFEKNKLVTRLHIDSDLVISGDGELLARVFENLLINAARHGKDGLYVDIYGHREAGQVIVQVMNYGGHIDREDLPHIFDMYYTGDRSRTPQEGGTGLGLFIAKNIVEQHDGAISAQSDVVRTVFEIRLPALA, encoded by the coding sequence ATGAATAAACGTAGAAGTTTTCGAACAACGATGATTCTGTTGCTTGGTCTGAGCATGCTCGCCTCTGGTGCAATTACCTATGGTGTGTATAAACTAATGCAATACTTCTACTCGGGAGTGCGGGCAGAAGATCAGCTTGCTGAATATCGTCATTTTATGAAGAGTATCGGGGATATTTATTTCTTCTTACTCCTGTTCATTCCACTTGCGATATTGTTCTTCTTCTGGTTTACCAAACCCTATGTTACCTATTTCAAAGACATCTCTGCAGGCATAAGACACTTGGCCAATGGAGATTTTCAGCATCGGGTGCAGATTTCCTCGAAGGATGAATTAGGAACGATTGCAGAGGACATTAATCTGGCGAGTCTCAAGCTCAAGGAAGCGGTAGAACGGGGTGATTTTGCAGAGAACAGCAAGGATCAACTGGTGGTGAATCTAGCACATGATCTGCGAACTCCTCTGACCTCTGTATTAGGTTATCTGGATCTATTGGTGAAGGATGATCAACTAACGGAAGAGCAGGTTAAGCATTTTACTTCCATTGCATATACTAAGTCCCAGAGGTTGGAGAAGCTGGTTGATGACTTGTTTGAAATTACACGAATGAACTACGGCATGTTGCCTTTGGAGAAGAAGCAGCTTGATCTTAGTGAATTGCTCCGGCAGATGAATGAAGAGTTGTACCCCGTTTTTGAAAAAAATAAATTGGTTACTCGACTTCATATCGATTCCGATCTGGTCATTTCTGGCGATGGTGAACTACTGGCACGTGTCTTCGAGAATCTGCTAATTAATGCCGCCCGGCATGGTAAGGATGGTCTATATGTAGATATTTACGGTCATCGCGAAGCAGGGCAGGTTATCGTTCAGGTCATGAACTATGGAGGACATATTGATCGAGAAGATTTACCCCATATTTTCGATATGTATTATACCGGGGATCGCTCACGGACACCTCAGGAGGGTGGAACAGGGCTAGGGCTGTTTATCGCCAAAAATATTGTGGAGCAGCATGATGGAGCCATTTCGGCTCAAAGCGATGTTGTACGGACGGTATTTGAGATTCGGCTGCCCGCGCTAGCGTGA
- a CDS encoding D-alanyl-D-alanine carboxypeptidase family protein — MKKWGFLICIIAVGYIFSRSTAWLQQPTEPMVEIQYTNEIHTDHAQAVHIDMKSEVHKGNLLLVNLEYPVHPTGMRTDIVKLAEQNELVRGYGLLDHKIRLSRYVAQAFEQMVEAAGQDDVRYFMISSGYRDLAEQARLYEQKGLDYALPAGHSEHNLGLSVDVGSTLAAMSEAPEGAWLERNAWKYGFILRYPKDKVHITGIQYEPWHFRYVGLPHSAVMVQRNLALEQYLELLKDKKSLTVEVEGQIYHVHYYTASQDQAIYIPENRSYEISGDNMEGVVVTVKE, encoded by the coding sequence ATGAAAAAGTGGGGATTTTTGATATGCATCATTGCTGTGGGTTATATTTTTAGCAGGTCAACCGCTTGGTTGCAACAACCGACCGAACCGATGGTAGAGATTCAGTATACGAATGAGATTCATACGGATCATGCCCAAGCCGTCCATATAGATATGAAAAGTGAAGTACATAAAGGCAATCTATTGCTCGTGAACTTAGAATATCCCGTACATCCAACAGGCATGAGAACGGATATTGTGAAATTAGCTGAACAGAATGAACTGGTGCGTGGATACGGCTTGCTGGATCATAAAATAAGGCTATCACGGTACGTAGCCCAAGCGTTTGAGCAAATGGTTGAAGCCGCTGGTCAAGATGATGTGCGCTATTTTATGATTAGTAGTGGTTATCGGGACTTGGCAGAACAAGCACGATTGTATGAGCAAAAGGGTTTGGATTATGCGCTCCCTGCGGGGCACAGTGAACATAATCTAGGCTTGTCCGTAGATGTAGGTTCTACTCTAGCTGCCATGAGTGAGGCACCTGAAGGGGCATGGCTGGAGCGAAATGCGTGGAAATATGGTTTTATTCTACGCTATCCGAAGGACAAGGTACATATTACGGGGATTCAATATGAACCATGGCACTTTCGTTATGTTGGCTTACCACATAGTGCTGTCATGGTTCAGCGTAATTTGGCTTTGGAGCAATATCTGGAGCTGCTAAAGGACAAGAAGAGCCTGACTGTTGAGGTTGAGGGTCAGATCTATCACGTTCATTATTACACTGCTTCACAAGACCAAGCGATCTACATACCTGAGAACCGTTCATATGAGATATCGGGCGATAACATGGAAGGCGTCGTCGTGACGGTGAAGGAATAA
- a CDS encoding VanZ family protein: MSTKKLIVQLLWISALVIYLYLLTKLILFKGNPVDINLVLTQLKLFMQEPDLIHTRIVNLTPLQEIARDWHSVSLGRPGSAIHLFGNVLAFMPLGIFIPVLMGNKWLAGANVLVLSLLLSLAYEVTQLLTGMGVFDVDDLILNTTGGILGYVLFTMARGMKRIIAGEPARTVKKQYDANKSHT, translated from the coding sequence ATGAGCACAAAAAAATTAATAGTCCAACTTTTATGGATCTCCGCTTTGGTCATCTATCTATATCTGTTAACGAAGCTGATCTTATTCAAAGGTAATCCTGTTGATATTAACTTGGTACTGACTCAACTTAAGCTGTTCATGCAAGAGCCAGACCTTATTCATACACGAATCGTTAACTTGACGCCATTGCAGGAGATTGCAAGAGACTGGCATAGTGTGTCGTTGGGTCGACCGGGGAGTGCCATTCATCTGTTTGGTAATGTACTCGCTTTTATGCCGCTAGGCATATTTATCCCTGTGCTAATGGGCAACAAGTGGTTGGCAGGGGCAAACGTATTGGTATTATCTCTCCTGCTCAGCCTGGCCTATGAGGTCACACAGCTATTGACCGGTATGGGTGTATTTGATGTAGATGACCTTATTCTCAATACTACGGGTGGTATCCTTGGGTACGTCCTCTTTACGATGGCTCGTGGGATGAAACGCATAATAGCAGGTGAACCTGCACGTACTGTGAAGAAACAATATGATGCAAACAAAAGTCACACCTAA
- the acnA gene encoding aconitate hydratase AcnA, translating to MSAKNHFSAARSLEVGGKSYRYYSLDALQEGGYGDLSKLPFSIKVLLEAAVRQFDGHAITEEHVKQLTGWADGRDNNKEIPFIPARIVLQDFTGVPVVVDLAAMRDTVKKAGGDPKQINPLVPVDLVIDHSVMVDAFGTNDALDYNIKVEFERNEERYRFLRWAQTAFNNFRAVPPSTGIVHQVNLEYLASVAATKTVDGETVVFPDSLVGTDSHTTMINGLGVVGWGVGGIEAEAGMLGQPLYFVTPDVIGFKLTGSLSEGATATDLALTVTQMLRKKGVVGKFVEFYGPGLANIGLADRATVANMAPEYGATIGFFPVDSETLNYLRSTGRSDEQVDLVEAYYKAQGMFRTASTVDPEFTDVIELDLGSVVPSLAGPKRPQDRIELTQMKESFNSIVRTPVDKGGYGLTEEKLEQKVPVKHPDGSTSELAAGAVVIAAITSCTNTSNPSVMVGAGLLAKKAVERGLTKPGYVKSSLTPGSLVVTEYLEKAGLIEYLDQLGFNVAGYGCATCIGNSGPLPDEVSEAIAENDMTVAAVLSGNRNFEGRVHAQVKANYLASPPLVVAYALAGTVNIDFEVDPIGYDTNNEPVFLKDLWPSSEEIKDAIASSLNAQMFRNKYENVFTANERWNNIPVPEGELYEWDPNSTYIQNPPFFQELGDKLNDISDIRSARVMALLADSVTTDHISPAGNIAPSSPAGLYLKEHGVERKDFNSYGSRRGNHEVMMRGTFANIRIRNQVAPGTEGGITKYLPTDEEMSIYDASMKYQDEGQNLIVIAGKEYGTGSSRDWAAKGTFLLGVKAVIAESFERIHRSNLVGMGVMPLQFQEGHGWSSLGLNGRETYDITGLSNDVKPGQELKVTVTREDGTQFDFPVIARLDSMVDVDYYHNGGILQTVLRQMMKKA from the coding sequence ATGTCAGCCAAGAACCATTTCTCCGCCGCACGCAGTCTTGAGGTCGGAGGCAAGTCTTACCGCTACTACAGTTTAGATGCTCTTCAGGAAGGCGGCTACGGCGACCTTTCCAAGCTTCCCTTCTCTATTAAAGTGCTGCTTGAAGCAGCAGTTCGTCAATTCGATGGACACGCAATCACCGAAGAACATGTGAAACAATTGACCGGCTGGGCAGATGGCCGTGACAATAACAAAGAAATTCCATTTATTCCTGCACGTATCGTTCTGCAAGACTTCACCGGTGTACCGGTTGTCGTTGACCTTGCTGCAATGCGTGATACGGTTAAAAAAGCAGGCGGCGATCCAAAACAGATCAACCCGCTCGTACCAGTTGACCTCGTTATTGACCACTCCGTTATGGTTGATGCATTCGGAACAAACGATGCCCTTGACTACAATATCAAGGTTGAATTCGAGCGTAACGAAGAGCGTTACCGTTTCTTGCGTTGGGCACAAACGGCGTTCAACAACTTCCGTGCGGTTCCACCGTCCACAGGGATTGTTCACCAAGTCAACTTGGAGTACCTAGCTTCCGTTGCTGCAACCAAAACAGTTGACGGCGAAACGGTAGTATTCCCAGACTCTCTCGTAGGTACGGACTCCCATACAACAATGATCAACGGTCTTGGCGTTGTAGGTTGGGGTGTTGGCGGGATCGAGGCTGAAGCAGGTATGCTTGGCCAACCGCTTTACTTTGTTACACCTGACGTTATCGGTTTCAAATTGACAGGTAGCCTGAGCGAAGGCGCAACAGCAACGGATCTGGCGCTGACTGTTACCCAAATGCTTCGTAAAAAAGGCGTTGTTGGTAAATTCGTAGAGTTCTACGGCCCAGGACTTGCTAATATTGGTCTTGCTGACCGTGCAACTGTAGCTAACATGGCACCTGAATACGGCGCAACCATCGGTTTCTTCCCTGTAGATAGCGAAACGCTGAACTACTTGCGCAGCACAGGCCGTTCCGATGAGCAAGTGGATCTGGTTGAAGCTTACTACAAAGCTCAAGGTATGTTCCGGACTGCTTCAACAGTAGATCCTGAATTTACAGATGTTATTGAACTTGACCTCGGCTCCGTTGTACCAAGTCTTGCAGGACCAAAACGTCCACAAGATCGCATCGAGCTGACACAAATGAAAGAAAGCTTCAACAGCATCGTGCGCACACCGGTTGATAAAGGTGGATACGGACTGACTGAAGAGAAGCTTGAACAAAAAGTACCTGTTAAACATCCTGATGGTTCAACAAGCGAACTTGCTGCTGGAGCTGTCGTAATCGCAGCCATCACAAGCTGCACAAACACATCTAACCCTAGTGTTATGGTTGGAGCAGGTTTGCTTGCGAAAAAAGCAGTTGAACGCGGCTTGACTAAACCAGGCTACGTGAAAAGCAGCTTGACTCCAGGATCTCTGGTGGTTACCGAGTATCTGGAAAAAGCAGGTCTGATCGAGTACTTGGATCAACTCGGATTCAACGTTGCTGGTTACGGCTGTGCGACTTGTATCGGTAACTCCGGTCCACTACCGGATGAAGTAAGCGAAGCTATTGCTGAGAACGATATGACCGTAGCGGCTGTATTGTCTGGTAACCGTAACTTCGAAGGCCGTGTACACGCTCAAGTTAAAGCTAACTACTTGGCTTCTCCACCACTCGTTGTGGCATACGCACTCGCGGGTACGGTGAATATTGACTTCGAAGTCGATCCAATCGGCTATGATACAAATAACGAGCCTGTATTCCTGAAAGACCTCTGGCCTAGCTCTGAGGAAATCAAGGATGCGATTGCTAGCTCCCTGAACGCTCAAATGTTCCGTAACAAATACGAGAACGTATTTACAGCTAACGAACGTTGGAACAACATCCCTGTACCAGAAGGCGAACTGTACGAGTGGGATCCAAACTCCACGTACATTCAGAATCCTCCGTTCTTCCAAGAGCTTGGTGACAAGCTGAACGATATCTCCGATATCCGTTCTGCACGTGTTATGGCATTGCTTGCTGATTCCGTAACAACGGATCACATCTCACCAGCAGGTAATATCGCACCGTCCAGCCCAGCTGGATTGTACCTGAAAGAGCATGGCGTAGAGCGCAAAGACTTCAACTCCTACGGCTCACGTCGTGGTAATCATGAAGTTATGATGCGTGGTACGTTTGCGAATATCCGTATTCGTAACCAAGTAGCTCCGGGTACTGAGGGTGGTATTACGAAATACTTGCCAACAGACGAAGAAATGTCCATCTACGATGCTTCCATGAAGTATCAGGATGAAGGACAGAACTTGATCGTTATCGCAGGTAAAGAGTATGGTACAGGAAGCTCCCGTGACTGGGCGGCAAAAGGAACATTCTTGCTCGGCGTCAAAGCCGTTATCGCAGAAAGTTTCGAGCGGATTCACCGTAGTAACCTCGTCGGCATGGGCGTTATGCCATTGCAATTCCAAGAAGGTCACGGCTGGTCTAGCCTGGGTCTGAATGGACGCGAAACATACGACATTACTGGCCTGAGCAATGACGTGAAACCAGGACAAGAGTTGAAAGTAACTGTAACTCGTGAAGACGGTACACAGTTCGACTTCCCTGTTATCGCACGTCTGGACAGTATGGTTGATGTGGATTACTACCATAACGGCGGTATCCTGCAAACGGTATTGCGTCAAATGATGAAAAAAGCTTAA
- a CDS encoding amidase domain-containing protein, translated as MEREWKSALYTYVNQYNRCEIDYRPQTSERIVTDPAFVLDRGERMTRLDEWYRRRRAVPLRSETSAKIVRTVTESPEESVVDVQLYSRLFYEKSGMTHREDRIERERLTFLRQNGAWTITRVEREVPERRPPGASRPFQQADFVQAMNRPLLNHDVLRQGRSSRQQLYRRDLAVAYADRWWNTGNPAFEEFEVDCTNYVSQCLFAGEAPIHYTGRREAGWWYKGYVNGTEMWSYSWAVSNSLERYLSSSIWGLTATVVERPEQLMLGDVILYDWDGDGRFQHSTVVTAFDAGGMPLVNAHTVSSRHRYWDYQDSYAWTERTVYRLFHIADEF; from the coding sequence TTGGAACGGGAATGGAAGAGTGCCTTGTATACGTATGTTAACCAATATAATCGCTGCGAGATTGACTACCGCCCACAGACAAGCGAACGTATCGTAACTGATCCTGCGTTTGTTCTAGATCGTGGCGAACGTATGACGAGATTAGATGAGTGGTATCGGAGGCGGCGGGCTGTGCCGCTGCGGAGCGAGACCAGCGCCAAGATCGTACGTACGGTTACCGAGAGCCCGGAAGAGTCGGTGGTGGATGTGCAGCTATACAGCAGGTTGTTTTATGAGAAAAGCGGCATGACTCATCGCGAAGATCGAATTGAGCGGGAACGGTTGACCTTTCTGCGGCAGAATGGAGCTTGGACGATTACACGTGTAGAACGTGAAGTGCCTGAACGCCGCCCTCCTGGGGCGAGCCGCCCTTTTCAGCAGGCTGATTTTGTACAGGCGATGAATCGACCTTTGCTCAATCACGATGTACTTAGACAGGGACGCAGCTCTCGTCAACAATTATATCGCCGAGATTTAGCCGTTGCATATGCGGATCGGTGGTGGAATACAGGCAATCCGGCATTTGAAGAATTCGAGGTGGACTGCACCAATTACGTGTCCCAATGCCTCTTTGCAGGTGAGGCACCCATCCACTATACTGGTAGGAGAGAAGCGGGCTGGTGGTATAAAGGCTATGTAAATGGCACGGAGATGTGGAGCTACAGCTGGGCGGTATCGAACAGTTTGGAGCGTTATCTGTCCAGTAGCATTTGGGGCTTGACCGCAACGGTAGTGGAGCGTCCTGAGCAACTGATGCTGGGGGATGTCATTCTCTACGATTGGGACGGGGACGGTCGCTTTCAGCATAGTACGGTGGTCACTGCCTTTGATGCAGGTGGCATGCCGCTTGTTAACGCACATACAGTCAGCAGTCGTCACCGTTACTGGGATTACCAGGATTCTTACGCTTGGACAGAGCGGACGGTGTATCGGCTTTTTCACATTGCAGACGAGTTTTGA
- a CDS encoding D-alanine--D-alanine ligase encodes MSMDKLKVGVVYGGKSGEHEVSLQTAFAVTNAFDYEKYELVPFYISKQGTWKKGSVMHAPFAQIEDLKLEHAAGGTQEALNALFGRLYGGEEALDVMFPLLHGTFGEDGTIQGMFEMADMPYVGAGVLASAGGMDKVVMKKLFAQAGIDQCAFTYFNATQWKQSEHEMIVQVEDQLGYPCFIKPANLGSSVGISKARNRDELKTAVEFALRYDTKVVIEEFVEAREVEVSVLGNDEPMASVPGEIVSSGEYYDYAAKYIDGQSQMLIPAPLDPEAADRIREAALQAFRAIEGNGISRADFFIRKSDGALLINEVNTMPGFTPYSMYPLLWRETGVSYAELLDRMIELALERYNRKQALNYENGVQA; translated from the coding sequence ATGAGTATGGATAAATTAAAAGTAGGCGTCGTTTATGGCGGGAAGTCTGGCGAGCACGAGGTATCGCTGCAAACGGCGTTTGCTGTAACAAATGCATTTGATTATGAAAAGTATGAACTTGTTCCTTTTTATATCTCCAAGCAAGGTACATGGAAAAAAGGCTCTGTGATGCATGCGCCATTCGCGCAGATCGAAGACCTGAAGCTGGAACATGCTGCTGGCGGAACGCAGGAAGCACTGAACGCGCTATTCGGTCGCTTGTACGGTGGAGAAGAAGCTTTGGATGTGATGTTCCCGTTGTTGCACGGCACATTCGGTGAAGACGGAACGATCCAAGGTATGTTCGAGATGGCAGATATGCCTTACGTTGGTGCGGGTGTACTCGCTTCAGCGGGTGGTATGGACAAAGTTGTAATGAAGAAGTTGTTCGCACAGGCGGGGATTGACCAATGTGCCTTCACTTATTTTAACGCAACACAATGGAAGCAATCTGAGCATGAAATGATCGTTCAGGTGGAAGATCAGCTAGGTTATCCGTGCTTTATCAAACCGGCAAACTTGGGCTCAAGCGTGGGTATCTCCAAAGCACGCAACCGGGATGAATTGAAAACGGCTGTTGAATTTGCACTTCGTTATGATACGAAGGTGGTTATTGAGGAGTTCGTTGAAGCACGTGAAGTCGAGGTGAGCGTGCTAGGAAACGATGAGCCGATGGCTTCGGTGCCAGGAGAAATCGTATCCTCCGGTGAATATTATGATTATGCGGCGAAGTACATTGACGGACAATCACAGATGTTAATTCCTGCACCACTCGATCCAGAAGCAGCAGATCGTATTCGTGAAGCGGCGTTGCAGGCATTTCGTGCAATCGAAGGCAATGGTATCTCCCGCGCTGACTTTTTCATCCGCAAATCGGATGGCGCCTTGCTTATTAATGAAGTGAACACAATGCCAGGTTTCACACCGTACAGTATGTATCCTTTGCTGTGGCGCGAGACAGGTGTATCGTATGCAGAGCTGCTGGATCGTATGATTGAGCTTGCTTTGGAGCGTTACAACCGCAAACAGGCTCTGAACTACGAAAACGGCGTGCAAGCATAA
- the uvsE gene encoding UV DNA damage repair endonuclease UvsE encodes MLVRFGYVAMSVLVENASPSRTMTMASFKKIDDRQAAIRKLERIAAENLHNTLRLLRHNRGSHIHVYRFSSKLIPLATHEDLSDWDPFPALKSDFAAIGEFVKENEMRVSFHPDHFTVLSTPREEVLRNSIKDLRHHVRMLDAMGLNATAKNNIHIGGAYGDKPSAALRFEENFMKLDRDIQERITLENDDKTFNVPETLAVCEHLGLPMVLDIHHQWVNNEGEKPWELWPNILKTWTSPLAQADSPADRPLPPKIHVSSPKSEKDLRGHADGVEVEPLLDFLRHIAADTPALDVMIEAKRKDEALVQLMQKLAFYHEEGVEWVDESTVIIHP; translated from the coding sequence ATGCTCGTGCGTTTTGGTTACGTGGCTATGTCTGTGCTTGTGGAGAATGCTTCACCGTCGCGCACAATGACCATGGCCAGCTTCAAAAAGATCGACGACAGGCAAGCAGCCATTCGTAAGCTGGAACGGATCGCGGCTGAGAATCTACACAATACGTTACGATTACTCAGACATAATCGCGGGAGTCATATTCATGTCTATCGTTTCTCCTCCAAATTAATTCCGCTCGCAACGCATGAGGATCTAAGTGATTGGGATCCATTTCCGGCACTAAAATCTGATTTTGCTGCAATAGGTGAATTTGTGAAAGAGAACGAGATGCGTGTATCGTTTCACCCGGATCATTTTACGGTACTCAGTACACCTCGTGAGGAAGTGCTACGTAATTCGATCAAGGATCTGCGCCATCATGTGCGGATGCTGGATGCAATGGGTCTGAATGCAACTGCCAAGAACAATATACATATTGGTGGTGCATATGGGGACAAGCCTTCTGCAGCACTTCGTTTTGAAGAGAACTTTATGAAGCTGGACAGGGATATTCAAGAGCGGATTACGCTCGAAAATGATGATAAAACTTTCAATGTGCCTGAAACTCTTGCGGTGTGTGAACATTTGGGGTTACCGATGGTACTGGATATTCATCATCAGTGGGTCAACAACGAAGGGGAAAAGCCTTGGGAGCTGTGGCCTAATATTTTGAAAACATGGACGTCACCACTTGCACAGGCAGATTCTCCAGCGGATCGCCCACTCCCACCTAAGATTCACGTATCTAGCCCGAAGAGTGAGAAAGACCTGCGTGGTCATGCGGACGGGGTAGAGGTTGAGCCATTGCTGGACTTTTTAAGGCACATTGCTGCAGATACCCCTGCGCTGGATGTCATGATTGAGGCCAAACGTAAAGATGAAGCATTGGTTCAGTTGATGCAGAAGCTAGCATTCTATCACGAAGAGGGTGTGGAATGGGTGGACGAGTCAACGGTCATTATTCATCCCTAA
- a CDS encoding inositol monophosphatase family protein, producing the protein MNALNEKEKTPYVVTSKSYTAVAINAASKAGEWIKSRLGTVSELGIKYSPQDLVTEVDKGAEQMIRRLILTHFPEHAILGEEGVEPGPEASARALQEIQDEEYLWIVDPVDGTTNFVHGFPFFSVSIALAHRGEVIVGVIYDPSRDELFVAEKGKGAYVHGNRMGVSGEQELAHSLVAVGFPADPNYTLPINMAAVQALAPQVRNLRAGGSAALHLAYVAAGRLSAYTEIGLKPWDIAAGALLVAESGGTITDTVGTPYDLSVSHIVASNGKIHDALTGVLKEAKATGME; encoded by the coding sequence GTGAACGCTTTGAATGAGAAGGAAAAGACACCTTATGTCGTGACAAGCAAAAGCTATACTGCCGTCGCCATCAATGCAGCTTCCAAAGCTGGAGAGTGGATCAAGAGTCGCCTTGGAACGGTAAGTGAACTTGGAATCAAGTATTCTCCGCAAGATCTGGTAACCGAAGTGGATAAAGGAGCGGAACAGATGATCCGCCGCCTCATTCTTACCCATTTTCCAGAGCATGCTATTCTGGGTGAAGAGGGCGTGGAGCCAGGACCTGAAGCTTCGGCTAGAGCACTCCAAGAGATCCAAGATGAAGAGTACCTCTGGATTGTTGACCCTGTGGATGGTACGACCAACTTCGTGCATGGATTTCCGTTCTTTTCGGTATCTATTGCATTAGCGCATCGTGGTGAAGTTATTGTAGGTGTTATCTACGATCCTTCACGGGATGAATTATTTGTAGCTGAAAAAGGAAAAGGCGCTTACGTTCATGGTAATCGTATGGGCGTATCTGGAGAGCAAGAGCTGGCACATAGCCTTGTTGCGGTTGGCTTCCCTGCTGATCCTAACTATACTCTGCCGATTAATATGGCTGCTGTACAGGCACTTGCACCACAGGTGCGTAACTTACGTGCTGGCGGTTCGGCTGCATTACATCTGGCTTATGTTGCTGCGGGAAGACTCAGCGCTTATACGGAAATCGGACTGAAACCATGGGATATTGCAGCAGGCGCATTGCTCGTTGCTGAGTCTGGTGGCACAATCACAGATACGGTTGGAACACCGTACGATCTGTCTGTTAGCCACATCGTAGCAAGTAATGGCAAAATTCATGACGCCCTGACAGGTGTACTGAAGGAAGCCAAAGCTACAGGCATGGAGTAA
- a CDS encoding stalk domain-containing protein, translated as MKRKRTWGNTAAGLTASMLAGMLLLASSALPAYAAEAGTSTLPASTSEASLPAKKDAVAVTKEFRIVTLGDSITVGYEPNLKQQDQPYGYVERLQEQGLLHGRTQVDNYGIAGLKSSGLKTFTTAIKEGKTLTSEGIQPSLPDPRAGQIGANTAAIRESIAQANLVAITIGGNDVSELLGTANKMSDQELQEKVKELLTTYTANINATITDIHEINPAARIVIADQYQPMPEVAGKELYAKLMEASKGFTTTIDGIAAQFTAQGVNVQVAHVAKEFIGGEGTMTHMIRDRDFHPNQLGYASIAEVFSKTIWGNYTKLTAPAAGEPMNIIVSGKTLNTPYKPIIRSGKNFVAIQDIVNAVGATTVWDNKTSTATITYGDRKVAVKIGANAVLVNGASVKVDTPAFLNKVGKESKTYVPLAMVAEGLGFDVQYLAKLKTVFVNP; from the coding sequence ATGAAGCGTAAACGTACATGGGGAAATACAGCAGCAGGATTAACAGCGAGTATGTTAGCCGGAATGTTGCTCTTAGCATCATCTGCATTGCCTGCATATGCAGCAGAGGCGGGTACAAGCACATTACCAGCGAGCACAAGCGAAGCATCCTTGCCAGCGAAGAAAGACGCAGTCGCGGTAACGAAGGAGTTTCGTATCGTAACCTTGGGAGATTCCATCACTGTAGGATACGAGCCTAATCTCAAACAGCAAGACCAGCCATATGGTTATGTAGAACGTTTGCAGGAGCAAGGCTTGCTTCATGGCCGTACACAAGTGGATAACTACGGTATTGCTGGTTTGAAGAGTAGTGGTCTGAAGACATTCACGACGGCAATCAAAGAAGGCAAAACGCTCACGTCAGAAGGGATTCAACCAAGTCTGCCAGACCCAAGAGCAGGACAGATTGGAGCGAATACCGCTGCCATTCGGGAGAGTATTGCTCAAGCGAATCTAGTAGCCATTACAATTGGCGGTAATGACGTATCGGAGTTGCTTGGTACAGCCAACAAGATGAGTGATCAGGAACTGCAAGAGAAGGTCAAAGAATTACTTACAACCTATACAGCGAATATTAATGCAACGATCACTGATATTCATGAGATTAACCCGGCAGCCCGAATTGTGATTGCTGATCAATATCAACCGATGCCAGAAGTAGCAGGTAAGGAGCTTTATGCTAAGCTCATGGAGGCATCCAAAGGCTTCACAACAACGATTGATGGGATTGCAGCTCAATTTACGGCCCAAGGGGTCAACGTACAAGTAGCTCATGTAGCGAAAGAGTTTATTGGTGGCGAAGGTACGATGACACATATGATCAGAGATCGTGATTTCCACCCGAATCAATTGGGATATGCATCGATTGCTGAAGTGTTTTCCAAAACCATCTGGGGCAACTATACCAAATTGACAGCTCCAGCAGCAGGCGAGCCGATGAACATTATCGTCAGCGGCAAAACGCTCAACACACCGTACAAACCGATCATCCGCAGCGGCAAAAACTTTGTAGCCATTCAGGATATCGTGAATGCGGTTGGTGCAACAACGGTTTGGGATAACAAAACGTCTACCGCTACAATTACGTATGGTGATCGCAAGGTTGCTGTGAAGATTGGTGCAAATGCGGTTCTAGTTAACGGAGCATCGGTGAAAGTGGACACACCTGCCTTCCTGAACAAAGTAGGCAAAGAGTCCAAAACATACGTACCTCTTGCTATGGTAGCAGAAGGTCTTGGATTTGACGTGCAGTATCTAGCGAAGCTAAAAACAGTATTTGTGAATCCGTAA